In Chrysemys picta bellii isolate R12L10 chromosome 4, ASM1138683v2, whole genome shotgun sequence, the sequence CCATGATCGCCTTCCCTCCATCAAGAAATAGTTTCAACGTACAATTGATTCCGGTGTTGTTTCCGGTAGTATCCTACTCATTCCTGAGTGTGCAGATTCACTAGGGTTTAAAATAATACTGTAAAGGAAGACCTAATATCCATGGAAATTCAATTCTGTCTTCTAACAACCTGCCTCCTTAAAAAATCCTCGTcgtttaatatttcatttgaaaatgatATTTGGAAACAGTTCCAACTCACTCCCTTCTGGGccgatcagattttttttattttccgaGTTTATATTTCATTCTAATTAATGGATTCTATTCTTTCTCGATTATATAGCATTTACATATCCTATTTCTGCAGATTCTACTTTTAAACAtaaatttgaaagaaaaatattagAAAATCCTGGCTGGAATTGGAGTGTATAATCTATGTGTTTAGTATGACATATGTGTGGAGTGTGTGTAAGTATGTACACAAACATATCTAGTGAATGATACAGGCAACGATGCCAAACAAAACACattcgcacacacacacaaacatcgcATGAAACGCAAGCACTTCAGCGCCTACCAACTTTTTCTGATGATTTTCTTCTATTAATACCAGTATTAGTGTTTTTGTGAAAATCAAAATCAGGCATTTATATCTTATAATTAAACATAATGTAACACTTAAAACAGGAATGAAAAATATAAATTGTCTTGTTTTTTGATCACGGAGCACGAATGTATGAAGGTCACACACAATGATTCCCCCATCTAAACACAGACAGTTGCATCCACGTTTCATCTATACAACTCAGAGATTCATTTGGCTTTCGTACATGCTTTTAGTTCATAACAAAAATAAACTTACCTTTAACAATCACAACTCTCTGGGACGTATGCTAAATAATATATTCACTGGTTAAaacgtttttattttaaaattacagcAGGATCACGTAAAGACACACAAATCTCCATTATCTGCAAAATAAATGATAAAGAACTCTGCATTTTTCAAGACGTTGCTGTTATTCCTCTGTGAAACTGCGGACTCCAGTTATTGGCTATAAACATCAACATACTTTTCAACATAAGCATTTATTGTGCAAACAGCAATAGCCAGAGAAAACTTGAATGAACTAAAAGGCAGGCGTATCTACAAACTTTGAACAGATTGCTTTCTCTAAAGCGATATGACCAAAATATTGGCGCCGTTGACAATAGCCTAGTAAAAGTATTACCAACCCTGAAAGTATGTAAACTTGAACTAATAGATCTCATACACAGGTAGAGACAGGATCAATTGATGTTTCTACAAAATAATGCCTTACTACAGCGCTATCATTAAACTATTCCGCATATTTCCTATATTAATTGCACTGTCTGTGCGACTTACCACTACGTAGGTATTTAATATTCGTCTCTATTGTATTAGGAATCCAGGTGCTGAGCATGCCTGCAAAAGAAAGCGGAAGAGCCTTCCTGGATTATGCTGTCTATCATCATCGAGCACCAATTGGAAGGCCCCTTTTCCTTGGGTCCGCCCttcggggggggggtgcctctgGTGACTGATAGACTGAgacgcccggcccagcccagcccagcccagcccacgtTGCTGTGAGATTGAAATGCAGAACTCAAGTCTCTTTCATCGGGAAACAGACTTCCTTTTAGCCTTTTTCCTTACGTTCTTGCTATCTCCTAGAGTGGAAATCAGAGAGACCCGTGGACTTTTCCAGCCGGGATTGCAGGAGGCCGGGAGACTGAATCTGTTGTTAAATTCCCTTTTGGAAGCTTAGTCTCATTGGTGTCCTGCTCAGCGCAATGGGTAAGTGCCTGGAAGCTGCAGGAGGGTTCAAGGGCTGTCAAAAGAGAGAGCACCAGTGTGAGATCATGTGCAGCCGCAATTTGCTTATTGACTTTGTTCGTGTTCCTACAAGTTGTAGGAACATGTTAAGGGTCAGCAGCACAGAATGGAGCAAGCTAATGACTGGTTGGTTTATTATTAATGTTATTATGAGAGTACTGGAGGATTGGAGCCTAACATGATTTGAGCCCGTGTGGCACATTGTATATTGTTGCTGACATGGATAGCGCAGCAGTTTAAAAAATTAACACGTTTGCTTCGCAATGTGGGGCTAGTGGTGCTGCTAACAAAGACGCATGAACAGGCGCAAACAGCACTAGAATtgatctttttctttaattactaCTTTCAGTTTCTCTCACCTCTCATGTTTTTGCAGAATTCACGCCACCAATTTTGCTGGCGTTCCCCTCTCTTTGGGGGGGAAATAAAGAGACTTGTCTGCTTGTGCGATCTCACTTTTCACCTCTGGAATGTACATCCCGGGCTATTTTTAATGGCACAAATCAATgagctttgaaaatgttgccacgtttgtttgtttttaaaaaattcagccGCCTTAGATTAAAACCATTGTAAATGAAGTGACCGTGGTGCGTTCCCTCTAACCGGTGACATCTGCGTTTTGATGATTAATAGTTGGGTGGGTTCAAACGGCCCCCCGTGAAGCGTTTGCCGTGTCAaatgtgtttatgtgtgtgtgtttgcttgcaGAACCTGCCTTTGGGGAAGTGAACCAGCTCGGAGGGGTGTTTGTGAATGGCAGACCCTTGCCCAATGCCATCCGGCTCCGGATTGTGGAATTGGCCCAACTGGGCATCAGACCCTGTGACATCAGCCGACAACTGCGGGTTTCCCATGGCTGTGTGAGCAAAATCCTGGCGCGCTACAATGAGACTGGCTCCATCCTACCAGGGGCGATCGGAGGCAGCAAGCCTCGGGTAACCACCCCCACGGTGGTGAAACATATCCGGACCTACAAACAAAGAGATCCGGGCATCTTTGCCTGGGAGATCCGAGACCGACTGCTGGCAGATGGCGTGTGTGACAAGTACAATGTGCCTTCGGTCAGCTCCATCAGCCGGATCCTCCGGAACAAAATTGGAAATCTCTCTCAGCAGGGTCACTACGAATCTTACAAACAGCATCAACCCGCTCCACAGCCTGCTCTGCCTTACAACCACATATACTCCTATCCCAGCCCCATCACTGCTGCGGGAGCCAAAGTGCCAACCCCGCCGGGAGTGCCAGCAATCCCCAGCACCATGGCTATGCCTAGGACCTGGCCCTCTTCCCATTCGGTCACGGATATCCTGGGGATCAGGTCCATAACAGATCAAGGTAAGAAAAGAGCCAAAGAAGACACTTCTTACTCACATAGGACTACTATGTTGATAGCAAAAGCGGGGTCCTTTAACGCCTAATTTCTGAGTATTTTTCTTAGACTATTTTGACTTTTCTGTTTCAAAGCAGGAAGTCTCCAATTCTTTCAAAGTTTAGTGATACTTTCATTTATTTATCTCCATAGTTTGTAAATTATAGAGCTATTTTCTCCAGCACACACTAAAGATCAGGAACATACTAAATAAtgataagggtttatgtttcaaggcctcattttattacattttctacGGGTTTATGTTTTTTGGACGTATAATACATAATGCAATGGCAAATGTTGACTTTAGCAATGATAATTTAGCTGAAGAACAGGCAGCATGGGCTAAAAAATATGGCACGTCCACATTAACTCTCTTTCTCAGTATCATATATCTCATCTATGTCTTCCTTATCAGTCATTAATGATATAATGATTTCGCATGCCTTCTGTGTATTACGTATATTTGGTACCAAATCAGGCATTCATAAGTGAAAGCATCTTGAAATTACAGAGAAATTCAGTTTCTCTAGTTTTCGCAATCAGGCCAAATTTGCTCAGACAGGAAGTTCAAATGTCACCTAATTGCTTTCATTCTtatgttttactttgttttcctcCGAAGTGGTGGTCCAGAAAAACGAAACCACTGATACTTAACTTATATTTGTCCCTTTCCAAGTGACTGCTTTTCTTCTGCGCTCCTTCTTTTGTTTTGGCTAGAAACGGTAGCTTCTCGCTGAACAAGTCTCTGCCATTTGCAGCAAAAAAGAACATTTTCAAGTTTAGTTTTTGTCAAGTAACAAACATTAAATGTGATGAAAAGAGCATATTTTACAAATAACTCTGGGCTGTAGCTCTCTCTGGGTCCTAATCTTGGAACTGGAGTTTGGCTTTCTATTTTCATTGCTTGTTTTCAACTACACACGTTGTTTCATTGCATGTTTTCAACTACACAAGATATCAGTATAACAAACACTCTAAATGCATTGGTGTTAGAAGGCTTTTACAAGCAAAGGCAGCCTCTCCATCTTAAATTCAAAATATAACCCccataaacaaaaaaaacaaaccaaacgtATGTGCGCGTGGAGCTAGATTTAGCAAATATACATGCTAGAGTATGTTCATTCCACGGTGGGTGGAATGTCTGAAATGAACATTACAGGGAAAATTAAATTAGAAATTGAGAGGGTTTTAATGAATTCCTCCTTTATTAACATCATATTGGCAACAGGGCCTCTTAAGGTACCATTGAGTGTTTATAGATTTCTTTCCTCCTCTATCTCAGACTTTGGGATTTACAAGATTTACTACAATATacattctcctctcccccagccaacgTTTGGGCTGCTGAACAGCAGAAACTGCATACGAGGGTTGTTTGCGCTTGATTTGTAGGATAAATTGACCTTGCTGACATTTAAAGGAAGCCCCTATTCATGGGAAAGTGTGAGATCAGCAGAAAAGGGGGCTCGCAGAGAGAGCTCAGTTTCTTAAGACAACTTCAGGCTTATGCCATGGACTGCATTTTCCCTTGCAAGAGAGGTAGCTTCTGAACAGAAACAGTTTAACACGAGAGCtcgatcctgctcccactcaagTCAATCGGAGGGGTTGCTTTTGATTTCAGCGGGAACAGGCTCGGGATCCCAGCAAGCACACTTCCCAGCTCGGGGTCGAGGTGGTTTAGGAGAAACCATTCTCGCCTCAGTACTCCGGTTCACGACGAACAATTTTCGTTGCCTGTAAATgttacagctagggtgaccagatgtcccaattttataggggccagtcctgatttttgggtctttttcttatataggctcctattaccccccaccctcgtcaggatttttcacacttgctgtctggtcaccctagccccacgAATTCTTAGCAGAGTCATACGcgtttaaaatcaattattttaaaacgttttttactggtgtgtgtgtgttttcataaTTCTGCTGTGCTAGAGTTGCGAACAACACGGCTATCttttccctttggaaaaaaaGTTACATTGTTCCGTTAAATCTACCTTGGAAATAATTATGTCAAGCACATAGTTGTTCTTACGCAATTTTCTCCTCTAAATTACCTGGTGTCAGGGAAAGGTGATGATGAATGATTCGAAACAACCCCGGGGCTTGTGCTAATCGGTATATACTATGTGAGTTTCTTTGTATTTCGATTACATATGGAAAGGAAACTTTGAAGGTTTCGCTCCTCTAACTTATGATTGATCTTTTCTCCTATTGTCTTCCTTTCCCTTTGTCTCTCCTGTTTGTCAGTCTTCAACCCCTACCTCCAAAGAGAAACCCAACAGATTTTCTATAGAGAGTGaggtggcagggtgggggtgtACACACATagaggtgtacacacacacacacacacacacaccaatttaCACGTACAGCGATGATATGTATGTAAAAAGATATGTAAATTACCGACATGATATATAATTTACACatcaagtatttttaaaataaaattttataggGACTTACTCAGTTTTCCAAACAAGCAACAGAAGTCTCCTTCAAATTACCGAA encodes:
- the PAX9 gene encoding paired box protein Pax-9, which produces MEPAFGEVNQLGGVFVNGRPLPNAIRLRIVELAQLGIRPCDISRQLRVSHGCVSKILARYNETGSILPGAIGGSKPRVTTPTVVKHIRTYKQRDPGIFAWEIRDRLLADGVCDKYNVPSVSSISRILRNKIGNLSQQGHYESYKQHQPAPQPALPYNHIYSYPSPITAAGAKVPTPPGVPAIPSTMAMPRTWPSSHSVTDILGIRSITDQVSDSSPYHSPKVEEWSSLSRNSFPPSAQHAVNGLEKSSLEQEAKYSQAPNGLPTVSGFVSAPTMAPYPTPAQVSPYMTYSAAPSGYVTGHGWQHAGGTPLSPHNCDIPASLAFKGMQTAREGSHSVTASVL